The Daucus carota subsp. sativus chromosome 2, DH1 v3.0, whole genome shotgun sequence genome includes a window with the following:
- the LOC108206925 gene encoding IRK-interacting protein, with translation MAPSSSLPSFSPPLRAHSFTPIMECDREGKEDEESQDRTSSMRSTPMDQYSNIHSKDFESNYTVKPSHRKMLSTGSDSVSSSVDDRGISCNKCRPSNRDKKISVVPLDNSGMNRHSLSSPNGIFKPIFGSIVKKSPRILNDGSSAAAPVTTREEQWRIVAMELSNKLVDATQKRDEAVQEASKLKRSMSEIEKKLNKLEIYCHTLKSGLDECNNVSVAPVTDPATRNTPLGHENVVIGEQDKVVENFLVSVSEARSTVRFLARSLTLQLRRMGSKVYDRISACLQPYDIKISLSRNPKELMTCIEALLNKSFFEDFESIGFQKGSANPILNPIDHCEANFASFTRLQSLEWDDVLTKGTKHFSEEFSKFCDRKMSEIVALLGWNRAWPEPLLQAFFGASKAVWLVHLLANSAHPSLPIFRVDKEAKFDSIYMEDMVGDKARRLVPSMVRIMVVPGFYVYGNVVKCKVLCRYHNNSNGSDNTEDKGFSLTPSPKY, from the exons ATGGCTCCTTCCTCTTCACTCCCCTCCTTCTCTCCTCCGCTCCGCGCTCACTCCTTCACCCCT ATTATGGAATGTGATAGAGAAGGaaaagaagacgaagaatcccAAGACCGAACGAGTTCAATGAGGTCCACACCTATGGATCAATATTCCAATATACACAGCAAGGACTTTGAATCGAATTATACAGTGAAGCCATCTCACCGGAAGATGTTAAGTACAGGCAGTGACTCGGTCTCGAGTTCTGTCGATGACCGCGGGATATCCTGCAACAAGTGCCGTCCAAGCAACCGGGATAAGAAGATATCTGTGGTTCCATTAGACAATAGTGGAATGAACAGGCACTCCTTGTCAAGCCCGAATGGTATTTTCAAGCCGATTTTTGGTTCTATAGTGAAAAAGAGTCCGAGGATCTTGAATGATGGATCGTCAGCTGCGGCTCCGGTGACTACCAGGGAGGAGCAATGGAGGATCGTGGCGATGGAGCTTTCGAATAAACTCGTGGATGCCACTCAGAAGAGGGATGAGGCTGTGCAAGAGGCTTCAAAGCTGAAACGATCCATGTCTGAGATTGAGAAAAAGTTGAATAAGCTTGAGATTTACTGTCATACTCTGAAATCAGGGCTCGATGAATGTAATAATGTGTCGGTGGCGCCAGTGACAGATCCAGCTACGAGAAATACACCGTTGGGTCATGAGAATGTGGTGATTGGTGAGCAGGATAAAGTTGTGGAGAATTTTCTGGTATCGGTCTCGGAGGCGAGATCAACGGTTAGGTTTTTAGCTAGGTCTTTGACACTCCAATTACGCCGCATGGGGAGCAAAGTTTATGACCGAATTTCGGCATGTCTGCAGCCTTATGATATCAAGATCTCATTGTCTAGAAATCCGAAAGAGTTGATGACTTGTATTGAGGCATTGTTGAACAAGTCCTTTTTCGAAGATTTTGAATCAATTGGATTCCAAAAGGGCTCTGCAAACCCGATACTAAACCCGATTGATCATTGTGAGGCAAATTTCGCCTCGTTCACTCGGTTGCAGAGTCTGGAATGGGATGATGTATTGACCAAGGGGACCAAGCATTTCAGCGAGGAGTTCAGCAAGTTTTGCGACAGAAAAATGAGTGAAATTGTCGCACTCTTGGGGTGGAATCGTGCATGGCCTGAGCCGCTTCTCCAGGCCTTCTTTGGCGCCTCCAAGGCCGTGTGGTTGGTGCATCTTCTGGCTAATTCGGCGCACCCAAGCTTACCTATCTTCAGAGTAGACAAAGAAGCCAAGTTTGATTCGATTTACATGGAGGACATGGTCGGAGACAAGGCCCGCAGATTGGTCCCCTCCATGGTTCGGATCATGGTTGTGCCCGGCTTCTACGTTTACGGTAATGTGGTCAAGTGCAAGGTGCTTTGCAGGTATCACAATAACAGCAATGGCTCTGATAATACAGAAGACAAGGGCTTTAGTTTAACTCCATCTCCTAAATACTAG
- the LOC108207381 gene encoding two-component response regulator 24 has protein sequence MARKVISSNNLSALLVDDDIVCRLVHVGYLRAHNFETYAVENGREAVDLVRSGRQFDVIFMDFSMPVMNGIQATRELRAMGVKTMIVGIDCDPDFLGEDPFQAGMDRVYEKPMTHEIVISVRQALLNNYNM, from the exons ATGGCTAGAAAGGTTATAAGCTCAAACAATCTATCTGCGCTATTAGTTGATGATGATATCGTCTGCAGGCTGGTTCATGTTGGATACCTTAGAGCGCATAACTTTGAAACCTATGCTGTTGAAAATGGCAGGGAAGCAGTAGATCTTGTTCGCTCAGGGAGACAGTTTGATGTCATTTTTATGGATTTCTCGATGCCAGTTATGAATGGTATACAG GCTACTAGGGAATTGCGTGCAATGGGAGTGAAAACCATGATTGTTGGAATAGATTGTGATCCAGACTTTCTCGGTGAAGATCCTTTTCAAGCTGGTATGGATCGTGTTTATGAGAAGCCCATGACACATGAGATCGTCATATCTGTTCGTCAAGCGCTACTTAACAACTATAATATGTAA
- the LOC108210147 gene encoding uncharacterized protein LOC108210147 — MAHHIDWDNINHYIVENDVRYQRRLRRKQLYITCSPWVPPVHPTSTLNNTVVSRVDPDMEMFLEGFRESDRFLVCKDDDNVSDDVSLEILENGQHGNDDFGVECSRVVANSEPIGVKCGFGGDFVDPDVKMFKEDLGVKCSTREDVVDPDFKMLLENLVVYGHSFALEVKSMDGSIRYIEYEKDELCKGNDIKERKRGKVVPKGDLDSDSTKKKRNVMVRGEGFSRNSDRCTVSKRSSVVKRGDDIEIIFIGKPNEIEEVTVSKNYRPSKIIKNNKRPSKMDDGCNTDYLRKSKKQYEKPQRRPCLTRTDNVMVCGEGSSRNSNRFTVSKRSSVVKRGDDIEIIFIGKPNETEEVTVGKNYRSSKIIKKNKRPSKMDGGCNIDYLRKSKKQYEKPQRRPCLTRTDHVRNQMDILEKGRRPVAVLSRETAKYRRTAPGNKQRGLVVQLGEDTENSRFFSSTGNIDVMGKEEKLDDTASVVLVKKSMQMIQGKDSAYDDNLPPLYKSDKKLGKYAKVKQENATSLNYDEEENEYSPDLEKLRERKKEHEKLERRPCLTRTDNVSNLMNIAGKPKRHLAVMSRQSAKYRRTIPRNEQRDLVVWQGEDIEDSKFSSGKGNMAVMVKEEKFDDSAHVFLVEKSMQVIPGRDSVYDNNLRPQYKCDTNFGKYAELREENAKRLNYDKEDDEDSSDLEILETDNPQNLTKFELTKVFNDSDIEDSAVSMKPTSHCKTSSFREELLVILKKPYNLEEYRSLMQKAKYRHLNWAPEYSDGLKGKDISNTYGKSPLDYHPDVQRRLRRCRRFSKRLNILRGFIYWYGRTCQDGAFKPWLDKSCLAVTPSLR, encoded by the exons ATGGCACATCATATTGATTGGGATAATATTAATCACTACATAGTGGAAAATGATGTTAGATACCAGAGGCGTTTGCGTAGGAAACAACTTTATATTACTTGCTCTCCATGGGTTCCTCCTGTTCATCCCACTAGTACTTTAAACAATACTGTTGTTAGTCGTGTAGATCCTGATATGGAGATGTTTTTGGAGGGTTTTAGGGAATCTGACCGATTTTTGGTTTGTAAAGATGATGATAATGTTTCCGATGATGTTAGTTTAGAGATACTCGAAAATGGGCAACATGGGAATGATGATTTTGGGGTTGAATGCTCTAGGGTTGTTGCTAATTCGGAACCCATTGGGGTGAAATGTGGGTTTGGGGGGGATTTTGTGGATCCTGATGTGAAGATGTTTAAGGAGGATTTGGGGGTGAAATGTAGTACTAGAGAGGATGTGGTAGATCCTGATTTTAAGATGCTTTTGGAGAATCTAGTGGTCTACGGGCATTCGTTTGCTTTGGAAGTCAAGAGCATGGACGGGTCTATACGATATATCGAGTATGAAAAAGATGAATTGTGTAAGGGAAATGATATAAAGGAAAGAAAGAGGGGTAAAGTTGTTCCCAAGGGTGATTTGGATTCTGATTCCACCAAAAAGAAGAGGAATGTGATGGTTCGCGGAGAAGGTTTTTCCAGGAATTCAGACAGATGCACCGTCTCGAAAAGGAGCTCAGTGGTGAAGAGAGGAGATGATATAGAAATTATTTTCATAGGAAAACCCAATGAGATTGAAGAGGTTACGGTCAGTAAGAATTACAGGCCTTCTAAGATTATTAAGAATAATAAGAGGCCTTCGAAGATGGACGATGGATGTAATACAGATTATcttagaaaatcaaagaaacaGTATGAGAAGCCTCAGAGAAGACCGTGTTTGACAAGGACTGACAATGTGATGGTTTGTGGAGAAGGTTCTTCCAGGAACTCAAACAGATTCACTGTCTCGAAAAGGAGCTCAGTGGTGAAGAGAGGAGATGATATAGAAATTATTTTCATAGGAAAACCCAATGAGACTGAAGAGGTTACAGTCGGTAAGAATTACAGGTCTTCTAAGATTATTAAGAAGAATAAGAGGCCTTCGAAGATGGACGGTGGATGTAATATAGATTATCTGAGAAAATCAAAGAAACAGTATGAGAAGCCTCAGAGAAGACCGTGTTTGACAAGGACTGACCACGTGAGAAATCAAATGGATATTCTTGAGAAAGGAAGAAGACCTGTAGCAGTTTTGAGCAGAGAAACTGCAAAATATCGAAGAACTGCTCCAGGGAATAAACAGAGGGGTCTCGTGGTCCAGCTAGGTGAGGATACTGAGAATTCAAGATTTTTTTCTAGCACAGGAAATATAGATGTAATGGGTAAGGAGGAAAAGTTAGACGATACTGCAAGTGTAGTTCTGGTTAAGAAAAGTATGCAAATGATTCAGGGAAAAGATAGTGCATATGATGATAATTTGCCACCACTGTATAAATCTGATAAAAAGTTGGGCAAGTACGCTAAAGTCAAACAGGAGAATGCTACTAGCTTGAATTATGATGAAGAGGAAAATGAATATTCTCCTGACTTGGAAAAACTGAGGGAACGAAAGAAAGAGCATGAGAAACTTGAGAGAAGACCATGTTTGACAAGGACTGACAATGTGAGTAATCTGATGAATATCGCGGGGAAACCGAAAAGACATCTAGCAGTGATGAGTAGACAGAGTGCAAAATATCGAAGAACAATTCCGAGGAATGAACAGAGGGATCTAGTGGTTTGGCAAGGTGAGGATATTGAGgattcaaaattttcttctgGCAAAGGAAATATGGCAGTAATGGTTAAAGAGGAAAAGTTTGACGATAGCGCACATGTATTTCTAGTTGAGAAAAGTATGCAAGTGATTCCAGGAAGAGACAGTGTGTATGATAATAATTTGCGACCACAGTATAAGTGTGATACAAATTTTGGAAAGTATGCAGAACTCAGAGAGGAGAATGCTAAGAGATTAAATTATGATAAAGAGGATGATGAAGATTCTTCTGATTTAGAAATACTAGAGACAGACAATCCACAAAACTTAACTAAATTTGAACTTACAAAAGTGTTTAATGATTCA GATATAGAAGATAGCGCTGTAAGCATGAAACCCACAAGTCACTGCAAGACTTCTTCATTCCGAGAGGAACTCCTGGTTATTCTTAAAAAGCCATATAACCTAGAAGAGTACAGAAGTCTGATGCAGAAAGCAAAGTATCGGCACCTGAACTGGGCCCCTGAATACTCGGATGGGCTGAAAGGAAAAGATATATCAAACACATATGGAAAATCTCCCCTTGATTACCACCCTG ATGTTCAAAGAAGACTTCGTCGATGCCGAAGATTTTCCAAACGTTTGAATATTTTACGAGGTTTTATCTATTGGTATGGG AGAACTTGCCAAGATGGAGCATTCAAGCCATGGTTGGATAAGTCATGTTTGGCAGTCACTCCAAGTCTCCGCTAG